A genomic stretch from Borreliella afzelii includes:
- the bdr gene encoding Bdr family repetitive protein produces MKPALPNIASVTEEQIYNEFIRLGMEQLIAQDLSKRYYHNELTYRDLENLEKQFGIKFDNLVSKIDSVEKNLDTKIDSVKSELNTKIDGLETKIDSVKNELNTKIDFVEKNLETKIDGLKNEFNAKIDGLNTKIENLDTKIDTVEKNLKKDMKINSELLLEKLKVSNRLIIIITVIIAPIAISSIANIITSIINGFPK; encoded by the coding sequence ATGAAACCAGCACTACCAAATATTGCAAGTGTAACTGAAGAACAAATATACAATGAGTTTATAAGATTGGGCATGGAACAACTAATAGCACAAGATTTATCTAAAAGATATTATCACAATGAACTTACATATAGGGATTTAGAAAATCTAGAAAAACAATTTGGGATAAAGTTTGATAATCTTGTTTCTAAGATTGATAGTGTAGAAAAGAATTTAGACACTAAGATAGATAGTGTTAAAAGTGAACTTAATACTAAAATTGATGGTTTAGAGACTAAAATAGATAGTGTAAAAAATGAACTTAATACTAAAATCGATTTCGTAGAAAAGAATTTAGAGACTAAAATAGATGGTTTAAAGAATGAATTTAATGCCAAAATAGATGGTTTAAATACTAAGATAGAAAATTTAGATACTAAGATTGATACCGTAGAAAAGAATTTAAAAAAAGATATGAAAATTAATAGCGAATTGTTATTAGAAAAACTTAAGGTAAGTAATAGATTAATAATTATTATTACTGTAATAATAGCTCCAATTGCTATATCTAGCATAGCAAATATTATTACGTCGATAATTAATGGGTTTCCTAAATAG